CGTGACCCCCACGAGAACGAAGGTCACCACCGCGCCCGCCAGGCCGGTGCCCAGAAGCGCCGAGATCGGGATGGCCAGGGCCAGCACCCCCACGTAGACGAGGCCGACGTGGGTGCCGCGCAGGTCCATCTGCCTTCCGATCCAGAGGTTGAGCCCCTCGGCCAGCGCCTGCGCCGCGACCAGGTAGCCGATGAACGCGGCGGGCAGCCCGTGTTCGCGGGCGGCCACGACGTAGAAGGGCAGGGCCAGGTAGTAGAGGCCGGTCAGCAGATAAGCCAGCAGGAAGCCGCGCATGCGCGGGGTGCGCGCCAGCGCCCAGGCGCCGCGCAGGTGGCGGCCCAGGGGGGCCCGCGGCCGCGGCGGATCACGCCGCTCGGGGATCATCCAAAAGCCCAGGAAGCCCACCGTTAATGCGGCCACCGCGAGGGCGAAAGCGAGCACGTAGCCGTCCGGGAAGCGCGCCCAGAGCGGGCGGCTCGCAAGGCCCACCCCGGCCGCGAAGAGCGCACCCAGGAGGCTGCGCCAGCCGAAGAAGCGCCCCCGCAGCCGCGGGGGGATGGCCTTGCCGATCACGGGCAGGTAGGCGACTCCGCCCAGCCCGCCGGCCAGCGCGAACAGCCCCAGGAAGACGACGAGGGCGGTGTAGACGAGCGCAGGGCTGTCGAGCGCGTAGCGGGCCGTAAGAAAAGCGAGCACCGCGAAGGCCCCGGCGCGGGTCCAGATGGCCAGATATAGGAAGACCTTCTTGCGCCGCGCCGCCTCCACCCAGCTCGACGCCGGTAGACCGGCGAGGGCCGCGCCCAGCGCCAGGGCGCTGAGCACGCCGCCCACGGCGACACTGGAACCCGTAAGGTGGGCGATGAAAGCGGGCAGCACGGTACTGGGGCTCGTGAGCGCGGTGGCGGCCTGGAGCATCACCCCGTGGAGGATGCCCCCGAAGAACGCCCGCTTCACCGCCCCGTTCACGGGCTCCATCGTAGCGGCCCGCCGGGTCCGTGTACAGTGAGGGCCGTGGAAGGCCTGCAGATCGCCGCGGTGTTGCGCGCGCTCCCCGAGCGGCCGCTGCCGACCAAGGGCTGGCGCTTTCCCGCCGAGGACGCCGCGGTGCTGGCGCTCGCGGGCGGACGGGACCTGGTGCTGCGCTACCGGCCGCCGAGCCCCGAACTGACGCTCGCCGAGAACGCCGGCGGCGGGCCTCCCCGAACCCCCTTTCAGAAGCTGCTCGCCGCCCGCGCGCGCGGCCCGCTGCTGCGCGCCGAACAGCTCAAGCTGGACCGGGTCGTGATCTTCGAGTTCGGCGGGGAGGAAGGCTTCGTGGACGTACCCCCGGTGCGCCTCGTCTTCGAACTGACCAGCCGCAACGCCAACCTGATCCTCACCGATCTGGAGGGACGAATCCTTGGGGCCGACCGCGCCGTGACCCCGGAGCAGAACCGTTACCGCCAGGTCCGCCCGGGGCTCGTCTGGGCCCCGCCGCCCCCCTACGAGAAACTCGACCCGCGCACGCTCGAAGAGGGCGACCTGGAGCCGCTGCTGGGCCGGCCGCTGGCCCGAGCCCTGGTGCAGACGGTGGACGGCATCGGGCCCCGGCTCGCCGCGGAAGCCGCGCACCGCGCGGGACTGGAACCGGACCGCAGCGTCCGCCCCGAAGACCTGCCGCGGCTGCGGCGGGCCCTCGCCACGCTGGTGGACGACCCCACCCTCAGCCGCGAGGCGCCCGCGCCCAGCTGGCGCGAGGAAACCGAGGCGGCGTTGCGCAAACCGCTGCTCGCGGCCCTCGAGCGCCGCAAGAAGACGCTCCAGCGCCGCCTGGAGGACTACGCCCGCGCCCGCGCGGACCTCGCGAAGGCGGAACGCTGGCAGCGTTACGGCGATCTGCTGCTCGCCTACGCCCACCAGCTCCCCGACCGCTCGGACCGGGCGCGGCTGGAAGACTGGGAAAGCGGCGAACCCGTCGAGATCGCCCTCGATCCCGCCCTCTCCCCCAGCGAGAACGCCGAGCGCTACTACCGCCGCGCCAAACGCGCCCGCGCCCGCGCGAAGCGTGCGGAGCACGAAGCCCCGCGTACGCGGCAGGAGCTGGAAGCGCTCGAGCGCGAGATCGAAACGGTGCGGCGGCTGCCCCTGCCCGAACTGCAGCGCCGCCTGCGCGAACGTCGGCCGCACGAAGCCGCGGGGCCCGGGCTGCGGCTCGAGGCGCCCGGCGGCTTCGAGGTCTGGGTGGGCCGCAACCGCAAGGAAAACGACTGGCTCACCCGCAGCGCCCACTCGGGCGACGTCTGGATGCACGCCCAGGGGGTGCCCGGTTCGCACGTGATCGTGCGTGCCCGCGGCAAGCCGGTGCCGCTGGAAACGTTGCTCTTCGCCGCACGGCTCGCCGCCTACCATTCGCGCGCCCGGGGCGAGAAGAACGTGCCCGTGGACTACACGCTCAAGAAACACGTCTGGCGGCCCAAGGGCGCCGCTCCCGGCGAGGTGCTCTACACCCAGGCCAAAACGCTCTTCGTCGACGCCGAAGCGCCGGAAATCTGAGATCGCGAGCACGCCCCGCTCGGCCCACGCTGCAAAGCCGGTTCGCCGACCGCGCCGAAGGCTTCGGCCCCCGAGGCGCCCCGACACCTCGGCCGCTCACGACGACAAAGTTTTTTCGTCATCCCGGACGAGCCCCAGAGGGGCGAGATCCGGGATCTCGCGGAGGCTGCAAACCACCAATGGAGGCGCGCGCGAGCTTCATGACCTTTTGTTGTACTTTTGCGCGTACCAATATTTCTTGCTTATCGTAAATCTCATCCGCCCGGACCTGATCCTGGACCTGTCCCGAACTTGATTCGGGGCCTGTCCCGAACTTGATTCGGGATCTCGGAAACCCACGGTTTCCCCGTCCCCAACGACGGAGGTCTTGCAACGGGCCGGCGGTTTCCTTTACGTCACCCCGGACGCGGCCGGCGGTGGCGGCCGAGATCCGCTATTTATCGGTTGCCGCAAGCGCCCGGTGAGGGCGTGGGCAAGCTCCGCAGCATCCGCCTTCTCCTGCCATAGGGGCCGGGGCCTGCATCTGTCCCCGGCCCCAACCCGGGCTTGCTGCGGGCACCCTACAGGGTCTCGTGGATACCGTAACGATTCCTCGTCACCCCAAACGAGCGAAGCGAGATCCGGGGTCTCGTGGCGGCTGCGAGCCACTCGGACGGCACCGGCACGATAGAGCCTGCACGCTGCGAGCATCCGGGGCCGTCTCGTATTCGAGGACTCGCGAATGGCGGCACGGGTCACGTCTGCGGCGCACCCAGGACACCCGGCCGCTTCCCCTGACCCGCCGCAGGCGGTAGACTGGTGAGCCGTGAGAAGGACGATGTTCCACGCCAAGATCCACCGGGCCACGGTCACCCGGGCCGACCTCGACTACGAGGGCTCGATCACCATCGACCAGGACCTGCTCGACGCCGCAGGCATCAAGGTGTACGAAAGGGTCGACGTCCTCGACATCACCAACGGCCACCGGCTGACCACCTACACCCTCCCCGGCGAGCGCGGCTCGGGCGAGATCCAGATGAACGGCGCCGCCGCCCATCTGATCCACCCGGGGGACCTGATCATCGTCATCGCCTACGGCGAGTACGAGGAGCACGAGCTCGCGGACTACCGGCCCACCGTGGTGCTGGTGGACGAGAAGAACCGCATCCGCGAAGTGCGCAAGGGGTAGGGCGTGGTGGCCCGCATCCGCCTCTACCTCGACCTGATCCGCTTCGAGCACACGCTCTTTGCGCTGCCCTTCGCCTACGTGGGGGTGCTGCTGGCCGCGGCGGGCCGCTTCGACGCGGGCGTCTGGCTCTGGGTCACCGCGGCCATGGTGGGCGCGCGCACCGCGGCGATGGCGCTGAACCGCCTGATCGACTGGCGGATCGACGCCCAGAACCCGCGCACCGCGAACCGCCACCTCCCGCGCGGGCTGGTCCGGCCCTGGGAAACCCTGGCGCTCGCCCTGGTGGGTTTCGCGCTGCTCGCCTGGTCGGCCTACAACCTCAATCCTCTGACCGCGCGGCTGCTGCCCGTCGCCGTGCTCTTCCTGACCGGCTACTCCTACACCAAGCGGTTCACCTGGACCTGCCACTTCTGGCTCGGCGTCACGATCGGAGCGGCCGCCGCGGGGGGCTGGATCGCCCAGACCGGCCACTTCGACCCCGCCGCCTACGCGCTGTGGGCGGCGGTGGCCCTCTGGATCGCCGGTTTCGACATTCTCTACGCCACCCAGGACGTCGAGTTCGACCGCACGCACGGCGTGCACGCCCTGCCCGCGCGCTTCGGCGTCCCCGCGGCCCTCGTCTGGGCGCGC
This genomic stretch from Oceanithermus profundus DSM 14977 harbors:
- the panD gene encoding aspartate 1-decarboxylase; the encoded protein is MFHAKIHRATVTRADLDYEGSITIDQDLLDAAGIKVYERVDVLDITNGHRLTTYTLPGERGSGEIQMNGAAAHLIHPGDLIIVIAYGEYEEHELADYRPTVVLVDEKNRIREVRKG
- a CDS encoding Rqc2 family fibronectin-binding protein yields the protein MEGLQIAAVLRALPERPLPTKGWRFPAEDAAVLALAGGRDLVLRYRPPSPELTLAENAGGGPPRTPFQKLLAARARGPLLRAEQLKLDRVVIFEFGGEEGFVDVPPVRLVFELTSRNANLILTDLEGRILGADRAVTPEQNRYRQVRPGLVWAPPPPYEKLDPRTLEEGDLEPLLGRPLARALVQTVDGIGPRLAAEAAHRAGLEPDRSVRPEDLPRLRRALATLVDDPTLSREAPAPSWREETEAALRKPLLAALERRKKTLQRRLEDYARARADLAKAERWQRYGDLLLAYAHQLPDRSDRARLEDWESGEPVEIALDPALSPSENAERYYRRAKRARARAKRAEHEAPRTRQELEALEREIETVRRLPLPELQRRLRERRPHEAAGPGLRLEAPGGFEVWVGRNRKENDWLTRSAHSGDVWMHAQGVPGSHVIVRARGKPVPLETLLFAARLAAYHSRARGEKNVPVDYTLKKHVWRPKGAAPGEVLYTQAKTLFVDAEAPEI
- a CDS encoding MFS transporter — its product is MNGAVKRAFFGGILHGVMLQAATALTSPSTVLPAFIAHLTGSSVAVGGVLSALALGAALAGLPASSWVEAARRKKVFLYLAIWTRAGAFAVLAFLTARYALDSPALVYTALVVFLGLFALAGGLGGVAYLPVIGKAIPPRLRGRFFGWRSLLGALFAAGVGLASRPLWARFPDGYVLAFALAVAALTVGFLGFWMIPERRDPPRPRAPLGRHLRGAWALARTPRMRGFLLAYLLTGLYYLALPFYVVAAREHGLPAAFIGYLVAAQALAEGLNLWIGRQMDLRGTHVGLVYVGVLALAIPISALLGTGLAGAVVTFVLVGVTLNGIENAYSAYLLSFTRAREAATATALMAFAGAPRALWPLAGGLIASGFGYSAVFVLTALGLAGALFFVLRLPPDRPDLGELG
- the mqnP gene encoding menaquinone biosynthesis prenyltransferase MqnP, yielding MARIRLYLDLIRFEHTLFALPFAYVGVLLAAAGRFDAGVWLWVTAAMVGARTAAMALNRLIDWRIDAQNPRTANRHLPRGLVRPWETLALALVGFALLAWSAYNLNPLTARLLPVAVLFLTGYSYTKRFTWTCHFWLGVTIGAAAAGGWIAQTGHFDPAAYALWAAVALWIAGFDILYATQDVEFDRTHGVHALPARFGVPAALVWARALHAAAWLLFGLTGLLAGAGTWYFAGVVLVGAVLVYEHRLVRPDDLSRVNQAFFEANVVISLGMFAFTLIDALTR